A portion of the Francisella uliginis genome contains these proteins:
- the era gene encoding GTPase Era → MKKCGYISIIGRPNVGKSTLLNNILKYKVSITSRKPQTTRHQITGVKTLGDTQFIYVDTPGIHTKEPKAINKFMNKAATTMVKDVDVILFVVEMGKWTELEDNIVEKLKYSEIPIFLVVNKVDKKKSLEASMFIESIKEKLSFYDVIYVSAKQGHNVNELESRIERLLPESEYFFYEDDQVTDRSIKFLVSEIIREKIMRTIGNEVPYQIAVEIDSYKVDQEKNIVDIYASILVERDSQKGIVIGAKGVKLKKIGTDSRIDIERLVDMKVNLKTHVKVKSGWSDDDRALKSLGYDLM, encoded by the coding sequence ATGAAAAAATGTGGTTATATCTCAATAATTGGTAGACCTAATGTAGGCAAATCTACTTTATTAAACAATATCCTTAAATATAAAGTTAGTATTACGTCACGGAAACCCCAAACTACTAGACATCAGATTACAGGTGTGAAGACTCTTGGAGATACTCAGTTTATATATGTAGATACGCCAGGTATCCATACTAAAGAACCCAAAGCTATTAATAAATTTATGAATAAAGCAGCAACGACAATGGTCAAAGATGTTGATGTGATTTTATTTGTAGTTGAGATGGGTAAGTGGACAGAGCTTGAAGATAATATCGTTGAGAAGTTGAAGTATTCAGAGATACCTATATTCTTAGTTGTTAATAAGGTTGATAAGAAGAAATCTCTTGAAGCCTCAATGTTTATTGAGTCAATCAAAGAAAAATTAAGCTTTTATGATGTGATTTATGTTTCAGCTAAACAGGGTCATAATGTTAATGAGCTAGAGTCAAGAATTGAAAGGCTACTACCTGAGTCAGAATATTTCTTTTATGAGGATGATCAAGTAACAGATCGAAGCATCAAGTTTTTAGTCTCAGAGATTATTCGTGAAAAAATTATGCGTACTATAGGTAATGAAGTACCATACCAAATAGCTGTTGAGATTGATAGTTATAAAGTTGATCAAGAGAAAAACATAGTTGATATATATGCAAGTATTTTGGTTGAGAGAGATAGTCAAAAAGGTATTGTTATCGGAGCCAAAGGAGTTAAACTTAAAAAAATTGGTACAGATTCACGTATAGATATTGAACGTTTAGTTGATATGAAAGTAAATCTTAAAACTCATGTTAAAGTTAAAAGTGGTTGGTCTGATGATGATAGAGCACTTAAGTCTCTTGGCTATGATCTAATGTAA
- a CDS encoding pyridoxal phosphate-dependent aminotransferase — translation MASLNTKIQNVSTSPTNAMAALAKQIKDDGNDVVSLAIGEPGFNTPDVVKQAGIEAINKNITKYTNVDGLKELREAIVARYKREYDIDFAADQVCVTSGAKHSLHNIFNCILEEGDEAIFFAPYWVSYPDMIALTGAKPVVVETKFENNFEIDVADLEKHITDKTKAVIINSPNNPTGLIYSKKCIEDLANLLRKYPNIWIIGDDIYDQLFFKDRITLITEVAPDLADRYVIASGVSKNFAMTGWRVGFTIAPKLLNDAMKKFQSQSATCACSVSQYAAITALNMPAEDLLYFAESYQEKEQFVTKCLKNMPHIDVKSADGTFYLFPDLRKLIEQTNFKDDAELCSALLKEEYVAMMPGVAFGLTGFARISCANEMSELEKAMDRLAKFVARHVSK, via the coding sequence ATGGCATCGCTAAATACTAAGATTCAGAATGTTTCAACTTCACCAACTAATGCAATGGCAGCGTTAGCAAAGCAAATCAAAGATGATGGTAATGATGTAGTATCACTTGCTATTGGAGAGCCTGGTTTTAATACGCCAGATGTTGTTAAACAAGCAGGCATTGAAGCTATTAATAAAAATATTACAAAATATACTAATGTTGATGGTTTAAAAGAATTAAGAGAAGCAATCGTCGCTCGTTACAAGAGAGAATACGACATTGATTTTGCTGCTGACCAAGTATGTGTAACATCAGGGGCTAAACATAGTTTGCATAATATTTTCAATTGTATTTTAGAAGAGGGTGATGAAGCTATATTTTTTGCACCATACTGGGTGTCTTATCCTGATATGATTGCTTTAACAGGTGCCAAACCCGTAGTTGTTGAGACTAAATTTGAAAATAACTTTGAAATAGATGTAGCTGATCTTGAGAAGCATATTACAGATAAGACTAAAGCTGTAATAATTAACTCACCAAATAACCCAACTGGTTTAATTTACTCAAAAAAATGTATTGAAGATCTTGCTAATCTTCTAAGAAAATATCCAAACATTTGGATTATCGGTGATGATATATATGATCAATTATTTTTTAAAGACAGAATTACATTGATAACAGAAGTTGCTCCAGATTTAGCGGATAGATATGTGATTGCTAGTGGAGTATCAAAGAACTTTGCTATGACAGGTTGGAGAGTAGGCTTTACGATCGCTCCTAAGCTGCTAAATGATGCTATGAAAAAATTTCAATCACAATCTGCTACTTGTGCTTGTTCAGTGTCTCAATATGCTGCCATTACAGCATTAAATATGCCGGCTGAAGATCTACTTTATTTTGCTGAATCATATCAAGAAAAAGAACAATTTGTTACAAAATGCTTAAAAAACATGCCTCATATAGATGTTAAAAGTGCTGATGGTACTTTTTATTTATTCCCTGATTTGCGCAAGTTGATTGAACAGACAAACTTTAAAGATGATGCTGAGCTTTGTAGTGCATTATTAAAAGAAGAATATGTAGCAATGATGCCGGGAGTTGCCTTTGGTTTAACTGGTTTTGCTAGAATTAGCTGTGCAAATGAAATGTCTGAACTAGAAAAGGCTATGGATAGACTAGCCAAATTTGTTGCTAGACACGTTTCTAAGTAA
- a CDS encoding class II glutamine amidotransferase — protein sequence MCRWIMYHGDKIKMSDLLVDPENSLMHQSIHSSQGAFPVNGDGFGVGWYTSLHKEPGVYRDPLPAWNNENLISLAKHIKSRNFMAHVRASTIAPTSRLNCHPFKFGRHMFVHNGSIGSFDDIRQEVEQLIKPQYFKSRFGSTDSEALFLLALSNGLENDPKKAIVESIDQIQKIQAKNGLEEKVKASIAYSNGEASCSLKISTIGDKPSLYYISYNDIIDTLDIKKKGKKKNGFVVLSEPLVDSDLYTYVDNYTCIEIKENKFKVEKL from the coding sequence ATGTGTAGATGGATTATGTACCATGGTGATAAGATAAAAATGAGTGATCTTTTAGTAGATCCAGAAAATTCTCTAATGCATCAGAGTATACACTCCTCTCAAGGAGCATTTCCTGTTAATGGTGATGGCTTTGGGGTTGGCTGGTATACAAGCTTACATAAAGAGCCTGGAGTATATAGAGATCCACTACCTGCTTGGAATAATGAAAACTTAATATCCTTAGCAAAGCATATAAAGAGTAGAAACTTTATGGCTCATGTTAGAGCTAGTACTATCGCGCCTACTTCACGTCTAAATTGTCATCCTTTCAAATTTGGTAGACACATGTTTGTGCATAATGGTTCAATAGGAAGTTTTGATGATATTCGCCAAGAAGTTGAGCAGTTGATTAAACCACAGTATTTTAAATCTAGATTTGGTTCGACAGATTCAGAAGCATTATTTTTATTAGCTTTATCAAATGGATTAGAAAATGATCCTAAAAAAGCTATAGTTGAATCTATAGATCAAATTCAGAAAATTCAGGCAAAGAATGGTTTAGAAGAAAAAGTAAAAGCAAGCATTGCATATTCAAATGGAGAAGCTTCTTGTTCGCTAAAAATTTCTACCATTGGAGATAAGCCATCGTTATACTATATAAGCTATAACGATATTATAGATACTCTTGATATAAAGAAAAAGGGTAAGAAAAAGAATGGTTTTGTGGTATTATCAGAGCCTTTAGTAGATTCTGATTTATATACCTATGTAGATAATTACACATGTATTGAAATTAAAGAAAATAAATTTAAAGTAGAAAAGTTATAA
- the tsaB gene encoding tRNA (adenosine(37)-N6)-threonylcarbamoyltransferase complex dimerization subunit type 1 TsaB, with product MNFLVLDTSSKYCSIALSVDGKVYNDTREIPRQHNKYLLEMIKDVFEKADIDKKSLNFIAYGIGPGSFVGVRLAAAVCQGFAVGLDIPVVGFSSMFTIAKSTKTNSENVAVILDARMGDFYLGLYNVANNEIVSEGVYKLDEYSRDLYSEYDLIGDSISELDIQNDDFQLDVSNVTEYVSSLYTKQKTQQTLTQEVFPVYLRGTSHWKTKE from the coding sequence ATGAATTTTTTAGTACTAGATACATCAAGTAAGTATTGTTCAATTGCTTTATCAGTAGATGGTAAAGTTTACAATGATACAAGAGAAATACCTCGCCAACATAATAAATATCTTTTAGAAATGATTAAAGACGTTTTTGAAAAAGCCGATATTGATAAAAAATCATTAAATTTTATTGCTTATGGTATTGGTCCAGGTAGTTTTGTTGGGGTTAGGCTAGCAGCAGCTGTTTGCCAAGGTTTTGCAGTTGGATTAGATATTCCTGTTGTTGGTTTTTCAAGTATGTTTACTATTGCAAAAAGTACAAAAACCAATTCAGAAAATGTAGCAGTTATTTTAGATGCTAGAATGGGAGATTTTTATTTAGGCTTATATAATGTAGCCAATAATGAAATAGTTTCTGAGGGTGTTTATAAGCTAGATGAATATTCTAGGGATCTTTACTCAGAATATGACCTTATTGGTGATAGTATTTCTGAATTAGATATTCAGAATGATGATTTTCAGTTAGATGTTAGCAATGTTACTGAGTATGTTTCTAGTTTATACACTAAGCAAAAAACTCAACAAACCCTAACACAAGAAGTATTTCCTGTATATCTTAGAGGCACATCACATTGGAAAACTAAGGAGTAG
- the nagA gene encoding N-acetylglucosamine-6-phosphate deacetylase — translation MQSYILKDAKIYSETGFENKDIVVENNVIKVITDQAKAKDFNFPVIGLSSDDYVIPGFIDIHIHGSKGADVMDGDVDALDVISKSIYKQGVTSYLATTMTASNEQILKSMQSIKLYNEQSNNHSAKIAGVHLEGPFISPGKIGAQNPNYLQEADVDKLANWHAACNNLIKKITIAPEIKNADKVIQFCNHKNIVSSIGHTNCTMAQALQAIERGCSHATHLFNAMSPIEHRNPGAATALLMSKRVLAELIVDGIHLHPDMVKFTYEIKGSDNIALITDAMSAQNAGEGMFELGGQKVIVKDGQARLENGVLAGSVLSMNKALENIMKFTNCSLHDAVKMSSTNQAKSLGLRKGQIKVGFDAEFVVLDKNYQVKQVIG, via the coding sequence ATGCAAAGCTATATTTTAAAAGATGCCAAAATTTACAGTGAAACTGGGTTTGAGAATAAAGATATAGTAGTAGAAAATAATGTTATTAAAGTAATAACTGATCAAGCAAAAGCAAAGGATTTTAACTTTCCTGTAATTGGTTTAAGCTCTGATGACTATGTTATACCTGGATTTATCGATATTCATATTCATGGTTCAAAAGGTGCTGATGTTATGGATGGAGATGTTGATGCTCTTGACGTGATTTCAAAATCTATTTATAAGCAAGGCGTCACAAGCTATCTTGCAACAACTATGACAGCCTCTAATGAGCAAATTTTAAAGTCAATGCAGTCTATTAAACTATATAATGAGCAATCTAACAATCACAGTGCTAAGATAGCTGGAGTTCATTTAGAAGGACCTTTTATATCTCCTGGAAAGATAGGTGCTCAAAATCCAAACTATCTTCAAGAAGCAGATGTTGACAAGTTAGCTAACTGGCATGCAGCCTGTAATAATTTGATAAAAAAGATAACTATAGCTCCAGAAATAAAAAATGCTGATAAGGTAATACAGTTTTGTAATCATAAAAATATAGTAAGTTCTATAGGTCATACTAACTGTACAATGGCACAGGCTCTTCAAGCAATAGAACGAGGGTGTAGTCATGCTACTCACTTGTTTAATGCTATGAGTCCGATTGAGCATCGTAATCCAGGTGCAGCTACTGCTTTATTAATGTCAAAGAGAGTTTTAGCTGAGTTGATTGTTGATGGTATACATCTACATCCGGATATGGTTAAATTTACTTATGAGATAAAAGGTTCAGACAATATTGCTCTTATCACAGATGCTATGTCAGCTCAAAATGCTGGGGAAGGCATGTTTGAACTTGGGGGACAAAAAGTAATAGTGAAAGATGGTCAGGCAAGACTAGAAAATGGCGTGCTTGCAGGAAGTGTTTTAAGTATGAATAAAGCTCTAGAAAATATTATGAAGTTTACAAACTGTAGCTTGCATGATGCTGTTAAGATGAGTAGCACAAATCAGGCAAAGTCATTAGGGTTGAGGAAAGGTCAAATTAAAGTTGGCTTTGATGCAGAATTCGTTGTTTTAGATAAGAATTATCAAGTTAAACAAGTTATTGGTTAA
- the ylqF gene encoding ribosome biogenesis GTPase YlqF, with protein sequence MLHWFPGHMHKATKEFRKKMPSIDIAIEIVDARIPDSSSNHVLEEIVGNKPIIKILSKNDLADPKITKEWLNYYHGSAIAVNTLQDKNIVKRIIDLAQKKCPNRGTVLKPIRAIIFGLPNVGKSTMINKLAGRKVAKTGNEPAVTKLQQRIDINKSFMIFDTPGIMFPSPKSETSGFRIASIGSIRDTAMDYETTACYLLNFLKEKNTKNFLNRYSFINEKEFLEKHPQDIIKDISGIKTNFNIKQAAKNIVHDFRAGHFGKISLEDPETVQNEKEQMLVDEKISSNSEE encoded by the coding sequence ATGTTACATTGGTTTCCTGGGCATATGCATAAAGCTACTAAAGAGTTTCGCAAAAAAATGCCTTCTATTGATATTGCTATTGAAATAGTTGATGCTCGTATTCCTGACTCTAGTAGTAATCATGTTTTAGAAGAAATTGTTGGCAATAAGCCAATTATAAAAATACTTTCAAAGAATGATCTTGCCGATCCAAAAATTACTAAAGAATGGCTTAACTACTATCATGGAAGTGCTATCGCAGTAAATACCTTACAGGATAAGAATATTGTCAAAAGAATTATAGATCTGGCACAAAAGAAATGCCCTAATAGAGGTACTGTGCTAAAGCCAATTAGAGCTATTATCTTTGGGCTACCTAATGTTGGTAAATCTACAATGATAAATAAGCTAGCGGGTAGAAAAGTTGCAAAAACTGGTAATGAGCCGGCTGTAACAAAACTTCAGCAACGTATTGATATTAATAAAAGTTTTATGATTTTTGATACTCCTGGAATTATGTTTCCTAGCCCTAAAAGTGAAACTAGTGGCTTTAGAATTGCAAGTATTGGCTCTATTAGAGATACCGCTATGGATTATGAAACTACAGCATGTTATTTATTAAACTTTCTTAAAGAAAAAAATACTAAGAATTTCTTAAATCGTTATAGTTTTATAAATGAAAAAGAATTTCTTGAAAAACATCCTCAAGATATAATTAAAGATATCTCTGGAATAAAAACAAATTTTAATATCAAGCAAGCAGCTAAAAATATCGTTCATGATTTTAGAGCTGGACATTTTGGTAAAATTTCTTTAGAAGATCCTGAGACTGTACAAAATGAAAAAGAGCAAATGTTAGTGGATGAAAAAATTTCTTCTAATTCTGAAGAGTAA
- a CDS encoding alpha/beta hydrolase fold domain-containing protein, producing the protein MWAIIGSSGFESFDDFEIVEELSRETPFGLCSNGLFKIKVEGREVLFLNRTGLEESILPHQINYKANMYALKKHGATSIIALSSVRSLRDELKPGDMVIPYQFIDRTKSLREFTFCEQGLLNYVSLSKPITESIAEEIREKKQEFDFEIHFKQSYVCIEGPQFPTIIDAKCFQSMGGGVIGMTAFPEFALAREAGLNYISCNFIVDYVPWSYDVRNLYNVLEIRETNNLKAERLLKWLVNNLPFYAENDCHELGIARYLSTPIESLPPSKKAWLKVIAKDNSKHEKAREAEVLKKVPDLYGGIKTIPPKLQDLLTFIGKYDREGNRKDLEATRKAAASLSLYSYAKEPIEKVKDIEIFHEDGHSIPVRVYDPNTQEKLKAIVFSHGGGFVSGTLESFDAFCRRLALTTNRVVFAVDYRLAPEHQFPAGLNDVECVAEHVFKHSKKIGISRKEFTLMGDSAGANLTILATHNLLQSDKAKVSNNIILYPSVDLSHMPTKSLDDFESGYILTKAKTMWYSELYVPEGVDERSPEISPFYIKNLENMPRTLVMTAGYDPLKDEGLLFAERLLRHDVEVQHYHFDSLVHGFINFSKLIPKEMDVLHSRVVKFLG; encoded by the coding sequence ATGTGGGCAATAATAGGTAGTAGTGGTTTTGAATCTTTTGATGATTTTGAAATTGTGGAAGAGTTATCAAGAGAAACTCCTTTTGGATTATGTTCTAATGGCTTATTTAAAATAAAAGTTGAAGGTCGAGAGGTTTTATTTTTAAATAGAACTGGTTTAGAAGAAAGCATATTACCACACCAAATAAATTATAAAGCGAATATGTATGCTTTAAAAAAACATGGAGCAACCTCAATTATTGCTTTGTCTTCTGTTAGAAGTTTAAGAGATGAGCTAAAGCCAGGTGATATGGTTATTCCATATCAGTTTATTGATAGGACGAAGTCTTTGCGAGAATTTACATTTTGTGAGCAGGGACTTTTGAACTATGTATCTTTGTCAAAACCTATTACAGAAAGTATCGCTGAAGAGATAAGAGAAAAAAAACAAGAGTTTGATTTTGAAATTCATTTTAAGCAAAGCTATGTTTGTATAGAGGGTCCTCAATTTCCTACAATAATCGATGCCAAATGCTTCCAGAGCATGGGTGGAGGGGTTATTGGGATGACAGCTTTTCCAGAGTTTGCTTTAGCAAGAGAGGCGGGTCTTAATTATATAAGCTGTAATTTTATTGTCGATTATGTACCTTGGTCGTATGATGTCAGAAATTTATATAATGTTTTAGAAATAAGAGAAACCAATAATTTAAAAGCAGAAAGGCTACTTAAATGGCTAGTAAATAATCTACCATTTTATGCTGAAAATGATTGTCATGAGCTTGGTATTGCAAGATATTTATCTACGCCAATTGAATCTTTACCTCCAAGTAAAAAAGCCTGGTTAAAAGTTATTGCAAAAGATAACTCAAAACATGAAAAAGCTCGAGAAGCAGAAGTTCTTAAGAAAGTTCCTGATTTATATGGTGGTATCAAAACAATTCCACCAAAATTACAAGATCTTTTAACATTTATTGGTAAATATGATCGCGAAGGGAATAGGAAAGATCTTGAAGCAACAAGAAAAGCAGCAGCTTCACTGAGTTTATATAGTTATGCAAAAGAACCTATTGAAAAAGTTAAGGACATTGAAATATTCCATGAAGATGGACATAGTATTCCTGTTAGAGTTTATGACCCTAACACTCAAGAAAAGTTAAAAGCAATAGTCTTCTCTCATGGAGGTGGTTTTGTATCAGGAACTTTAGAGTCATTTGATGCTTTTTGTAGAAGGCTTGCTTTGACAACTAATCGTGTTGTTTTTGCTGTGGATTATAGACTTGCTCCAGAACATCAATTTCCAGCAGGATTAAATGATGTTGAGTGCGTTGCTGAACATGTCTTTAAGCACTCTAAGAAGATTGGTATATCTAGAAAAGAGTTTACTCTAATGGGTGATAGTGCAGGAGCTAATTTGACAATATTAGCAACACATAATCTTTTACAAAGTGATAAAGCAAAAGTCTCTAATAATATTATTCTATATCCATCAGTTGATTTGTCACATATGCCGACTAAGTCTTTAGATGATTTTGAAAGTGGTTATATTTTAACTAAAGCAAAAACAATGTGGTATTCTGAGTTATATGTGCCTGAAGGTGTCGATGAACGTTCTCCTGAGATTTCTCCATTTTACATAAAAAACTTAGAAAATATGCCACGTACCCTAGTTATGACAGCAGGATACGATCCTTTAAAAGATGAAGGATTATTATTTGCTGAAAGACTTCTTAGACATGATGTTGAGGTACAGCATTATCATTTTGATAGTTTGGTGCATGGTTTTATTAATTTTTCTAAACTTATTCCTAAAGAGATGGATGTTTTACATTCAAGAGTCGTTAAGTTTCTTGGGTAA
- a CDS encoding fumarylacetoacetate hydrolase family protein has translation MNLDISKSKVICVGRNYVEHIQELNNEIPKNPVIFFKPNSSISRKLELSDKRETHYECEIVFSFDSKSNIKAVGVGLDLTDRKLQSTLKAKGLPWELAKAFNNSAVISDFVEISQDQIPKLSFKAYKNDMLIQYGNYELMIYKPDQIIEFLKENEILICENDLLMTGTPKGVGVVTAGDKFKIELYCEDKRILETNF, from the coding sequence ATGAATTTAGATATATCAAAATCAAAGGTAATTTGTGTTGGGCGAAATTATGTCGAACATATACAAGAACTAAATAATGAAATCCCTAAAAATCCTGTTATTTTTTTTAAACCAAACTCGAGTATTTCTAGGAAGTTAGAATTATCAGATAAAAGAGAAACACATTATGAATGTGAAATAGTTTTTAGTTTTGATAGTAAATCTAATATAAAAGCAGTTGGTGTGGGACTAGATCTAACAGATAGAAAACTACAATCAACTCTTAAAGCTAAAGGATTGCCATGGGAGCTTGCAAAGGCGTTTAATAATAGTGCTGTAATTAGTGATTTCGTTGAAATATCTCAAGATCAGATACCAAAACTAAGCTTTAAGGCATATAAAAATGATATGCTTATTCAATATGGTAACTATGAATTGATGATATATAAGCCAGATCAGATCATTGAGTTTTTGAAAGAAAATGAAATTTTAATATGTGAGAATGATTTACTAATGACAGGTACACCTAAGGGTGTTGGAGTAGTAACTGCAGGTGATAAGTTTAAAATAGAACTTTATTGTGAAGATAAGAGAATTTTAGAAACAAATTTTTAG
- the lptB gene encoding LPS export ABC transporter ATP-binding protein, with the protein MEKYTLEAKRLGKKYGSRWVVNNVSMKVSTGEIVGLLGPNGAGKTTSFYMIVGLVAATRGKVHMGKEDVTKMPIHLRARRGLGYLPQEASVFRKLSVEDNIVAILETRKDLSRDQIDEKLNELLDEFSIQHIRKSLGMALSGGERRRVEIARALAMDPKFILLDEPFAGVDPVSVIEIKEVVRHLKDRGIGVLITDHNVRETLDICERAYIVNAGNMLATGTPEEVLADETVRKVYLGEDFKL; encoded by the coding sequence ATGGAAAAATATACATTAGAAGCAAAAAGGTTAGGTAAAAAATATGGCTCGCGTTGGGTTGTAAATAACGTTTCTATGAAAGTATCAACAGGAGAAATCGTTGGATTATTAGGCCCTAATGGTGCTGGTAAAACAACTTCTTTCTATATGATTGTAGGACTAGTCGCAGCAACTCGTGGAAAAGTTCATATGGGCAAAGAAGATGTTACAAAAATGCCTATTCATCTAAGAGCTAGAAGAGGGCTTGGTTATTTACCACAAGAGGCATCTGTTTTTAGAAAATTAAGCGTTGAAGATAATATTGTAGCTATTTTAGAAACACGTAAGGATCTAAGTAGAGATCAAATTGATGAAAAGTTAAATGAACTTTTAGATGAGTTTAGTATTCAACACATTCGTAAGAGTCTAGGTATGGCACTTTCTGGTGGTGAAAGAAGAAGAGTTGAGATAGCTAGAGCCTTAGCTATGGACCCTAAATTTATTCTTCTTGATGAACCTTTTGCAGGGGTTGACCCGGTTTCTGTGATAGAAATTAAAGAAGTTGTGCGCCATCTAAAAGATCGTGGTATTGGCGTATTAATTACTGATCATAATGTACGTGAAACGCTTGATATTTGTGAACGTGCATATATTGTAAATGCTGGTAATATGTTAGCTACAGGTACCCCAGAAGAAGTATTGGCAGATGAAACAGTTAGAAAAGTATACTTAGGTGAGGACTTTAAACTATAG
- a CDS encoding LptA/OstA family protein, with amino-acid sequence MRQAKLMLVALGLCSLFNTSFAVSSSTETREDNVTANEKENNSVDNVLKEYGPITICADKAVYDGNKNRLTYYDNVFVMQIHNKHILCHKPRILKKGVEYFERDKKYTFEQLQKKWYKEAKKLCASERECNFISGQRLVMQLSKDKKVKTLTMESEGMDRSQFYTFPTNPTPNFIESKKITRGPVTGVAKKIIYNLTNKNLELDKKAKVTQNDNQYRGEKIIYDIKHDLVSIPGSRNRRSTIVLEGVSKQTKVKTGLMPISDYHKDAKKPHVVGLTG; translated from the coding sequence ATGCGTCAAGCTAAATTAATGCTAGTTGCTCTAGGCTTATGTTCTTTGTTTAATACTTCATTTGCGGTTAGTTCTAGTACTGAAACTAGAGAAGATAATGTGACAGCAAATGAAAAGGAAAATAACTCAGTTGATAATGTTCTAAAAGAATATGGTCCAATAACTATTTGTGCAGATAAAGCTGTATATGATGGTAATAAAAATAGATTGACTTATTATGATAATGTTTTTGTTATGCAGATTCACAATAAACACATTCTATGTCATAAGCCACGTATATTGAAGAAAGGTGTAGAATACTTTGAAAGAGATAAAAAGTACACCTTTGAGCAGTTACAAAAAAAATGGTATAAAGAAGCTAAAAAACTTTGTGCTAGTGAAAGAGAATGTAACTTCATTTCTGGACAAAGGCTTGTTATGCAATTAAGTAAAGATAAAAAGGTTAAAACATTAACGATGGAGTCAGAAGGGATGGATAGATCACAATTTTATACATTCCCAACTAACCCAACACCAAACTTTATTGAGAGTAAGAAAATTACCAGGGGACCTGTTACAGGGGTTGCTAAAAAAATTATATATAATTTAACAAATAAAAATTTAGAATTAGACAAAAAAGCAAAAGTTACACAAAATGATAATCAGTATCGCGGTGAGAAAATTATCTATGACATTAAACATGATTTAGTCTCTATTCCAGGCAGTAGAAATAGACGTTCGACAATTGTGTTAGAGGGTGTATCAAAACAAACTAAAGTTAAAACAGGTTTAATGCCAATTTCTGATTATCATAAAGATGCTAAAAAGCCTCATGTGGTTGGCTTAACTGGGTAG
- the lptC gene encoding LPS export ABC transporter periplasmic protein LptC, with protein MKFFTKYSFFANTISIAVVVVSIMYISYKALEGGISSDSKDKDKSRVELTAYNFHYNEYDKDGDLKTNFVSGKLEQYTNQDVKMTDLIEKSYDKKTSKKTWQVKSKYGFSSKETNEDLIHLYGGVDAIMYSKKKTDNKEQASSNDNRYSPDKIYIKTPEMYYNTDSKDFYNDNFVKMYDPKTGNNTTGVGVKGNADSKIINLNQDVRSYYASS; from the coding sequence ATGAAATTTTTTACTAAATATTCCTTCTTTGCTAATACTATTTCTATTGCTGTAGTTGTTGTTTCAATAATGTACATAAGTTATAAGGCTCTTGAGGGAGGGATAAGCTCTGACTCAAAGGATAAAGATAAAAGTAGAGTTGAATTGACAGCTTATAATTTTCACTATAATGAATATGATAAAGATGGTGATTTGAAAACTAACTTTGTTTCAGGAAAGCTTGAACAATATACTAATCAAGATGTTAAAATGACAGATCTTATTGAAAAGAGCTATGATAAAAAGACTAGTAAAAAAACTTGGCAAGTCAAATCAAAATATGGATTTTCAAGTAAAGAAACTAATGAAGATCTAATACATTTATATGGCGGAGTTGATGCTATTATGTATTCAAAGAAAAAAACAGATAACAAAGAACAAGCTTCATCAAACGATAACAGATATTCACCAGATAAGATATATATAAAAACTCCAGAGATGTACTATAATACTGATTCTAAAGATTTTTATAATGATAATTTTGTTAAGATGTATGATCCTAAGACAGGTAACAACACAACTGGTGTTGGAGTCAAGGGTAATGCAGATTCGAAAATTATCAATCTTAATCAAGATGTAAGGAGCTACTATGCGTCAAGCTAA